From Haloarcula sp. CBA1127, a single genomic window includes:
- a CDS encoding YbhB/YbcL family Raf kinase inhibitor-like protein, with amino-acid sequence MADLQLRSPAFDDGDRIPEEHGYSAANTNPPLEIKNVPSDASSLLLIVDDPDAEEPAGKVWDHWLVWKIPPDIGRIPEGWVPDEATEGQNDFGEVGWGGPNPPDREHTYRFLLYALDTTLDLSPAADKDDVYDAASGHVIEKSQLNGTYPA; translated from the coding sequence ATGGCAGACCTACAGCTCCGAAGTCCGGCCTTCGACGACGGGGACCGTATCCCCGAGGAACACGGCTACTCGGCGGCAAACACGAACCCACCGCTAGAAATCAAAAACGTCCCGTCGGACGCGTCGTCACTCCTCCTCATCGTCGACGACCCGGACGCCGAGGAGCCGGCCGGAAAGGTGTGGGACCACTGGCTCGTCTGGAAAATCCCGCCAGATATTGGTCGGATACCGGAGGGGTGGGTGCCCGACGAGGCCACAGAAGGACAGAACGACTTCGGCGAGGTCGGCTGGGGCGGTCCAAATCCGCCGGACCGAGAGCACACGTATCGGTTCCTCCTGTACGCGCTAGACACGACGCTCGATCTCTCCCCGGCGGCAGACAAGGATGACGTGTACGACGCGGCCAGCGGCCACGTCATCGAAAAATCACAGCTGAACGGTACGTACCCGGCCTAA
- a CDS encoding DUF2797 domain-containing protein → MRLRAEPPDVQVVGYRARVDEHAALLLAEDGSVTTERLDPGTELSYTLGERHCAGAVDDDRHFHCDNDPAPYCPEHTDIWPCARCTGDCNKPLDTCDEEHAVYLAAFAPDVIKVGVTRSWRLETRLREQGADRAAHLRTVADGRIARQVEADIAVELGDRVRVPTKIAGFDQSVDADWWASLCERYDPLATYDFEYDLSLSDRPMAETLATGTVQGTKGRVAVLENNGSIYAVDLRQLVGYELSDGGTDRDLQSSLGAFG, encoded by the coding sequence TTGCGGCTCCGCGCCGAACCGCCGGACGTGCAGGTCGTGGGCTACCGCGCGCGAGTCGACGAACACGCCGCGCTCCTGTTGGCCGAGGACGGAAGCGTGACTACTGAGCGATTAGACCCGGGCACCGAACTCTCGTACACGCTTGGCGAGCGCCACTGTGCCGGCGCAGTCGACGACGATAGACATTTTCACTGTGACAACGACCCCGCACCGTACTGCCCGGAACACACCGACATCTGGCCGTGTGCCCGCTGTACCGGGGACTGCAACAAGCCCCTCGACACTTGCGACGAGGAACACGCGGTGTATCTGGCAGCGTTCGCGCCGGATGTGATCAAGGTCGGTGTCACCCGCTCTTGGCGACTGGAAACGCGGCTCCGTGAACAGGGGGCTGACAGGGCCGCCCACCTCCGGACCGTCGCCGACGGTCGTATCGCCCGACAGGTCGAGGCCGACATCGCCGTCGAGTTGGGCGACCGGGTCAGAGTCCCCACGAAGATAGCGGGATTCGACCAGTCCGTCGACGCGGACTGGTGGGCCTCGCTCTGTGAGCGCTACGACCCGCTGGCGACCTACGACTTCGAGTACGACCTGTCCCTCTCGGACCGTCCGATGGCCGAAACCCTGGCGACGGGGACCGTCCAGGGAACGAAGGGACGAGTTGCCGTACTGGAGAACAACGGCAGTATCTACGCCGTCGACCTCCGACAGCTCGTCGGGTACGAACTCTCGGACGGCGGAACCGACCGCGACCTCCAGTCGAGCCTCGGCGCGTTCGGGTAA
- a CDS encoding DUF5803 family protein, translating into MKRRHLLLVAVLALVALSGCSGFFGPEEVDPERLNENASYDWNTSTDGTIVIEESKYTAVYAVENETTFDVYTVDGLGRERSVPISALRFRYANGTVVSAANSSLSASESRQRTTVNLSGNVSGKVGYSVARTGKRFASPTLVEDGSYTVVLPPNTGAGIPFLSRISPGGYESETVDGQQVIRWDEVTSDQIVVRYYLDRDLWLFGGLSAIAIVIGVVGTLYYYRQLQEVIRRRKEAGIDLEEDDGDDDPRDRGPPPGMR; encoded by the coding sequence ATGAAACGCCGCCACCTCCTGTTGGTCGCCGTTCTCGCACTGGTCGCCCTTTCGGGGTGTAGCGGCTTCTTCGGCCCCGAAGAGGTCGACCCAGAGCGGCTGAACGAGAACGCGAGCTACGACTGGAACACTTCGACAGACGGGACAATCGTCATCGAGGAATCGAAATACACCGCCGTCTACGCCGTCGAAAACGAGACGACGTTCGACGTGTATACCGTCGACGGCCTCGGGCGCGAGCGGAGCGTCCCGATCAGTGCGCTTCGATTCCGGTACGCGAACGGGACAGTCGTTAGCGCCGCAAACTCCTCACTGAGCGCTTCGGAGAGTCGCCAGCGAACGACAGTCAATCTCTCCGGGAACGTCTCCGGAAAGGTGGGCTACTCGGTCGCTCGAACCGGCAAGCGCTTCGCTTCCCCCACGCTCGTCGAGGACGGCTCGTACACGGTCGTGCTCCCGCCTAACACCGGGGCAGGGATTCCGTTCCTCTCACGGATCAGCCCCGGTGGCTACGAATCGGAGACCGTCGACGGCCAGCAGGTCATCCGCTGGGACGAGGTGACCTCCGACCAGATCGTCGTCCGGTACTACCTCGACCGCGACCTGTGGCTGTTCGGCGGCCTGTCCGCTATCGCCATCGTTATCGGCGTCGTGGGAACACTGTACTACTATCGGCAGTTACAGGAAGTGATTCGCCGACGCAAGGAGGCCGGTATCGACCTCGAAGAAGACGACGGCGACGACGATCCACGGGACCGCGGTCCGCCGCCAGGGATGCGCTGA
- a CDS encoding thioredoxin domain-containing protein has translation MTRFTRRSVLSATTVTLGALAGCAGGGSESAETETATPTPAPGQPLSTPVAGDPEADVTVAVYEDYACPHCATYSESVYPQIRENYLTDGTIRYEFHDFPVPVDKNASWQAASAARAVQDNVGDEAFFTYSERLFANQSQLGPDTYADLTEGIDIDGETVRAAATGELYRPTVSGDREAGIDRGVGGTPAVYVNGEQVELREIAYEPVRAAIEDARSDG, from the coding sequence ATGACCCGATTCACTCGCCGTAGCGTTCTCTCGGCGACGACCGTTACCCTCGGCGCGCTAGCCGGATGTGCCGGCGGCGGTTCTGAGTCGGCCGAAACAGAGACGGCGACGCCGACGCCCGCACCGGGCCAGCCGCTCTCGACGCCCGTCGCGGGCGACCCAGAGGCCGACGTTACGGTTGCGGTGTACGAAGACTACGCCTGTCCACACTGTGCGACCTACTCGGAGTCCGTCTACCCGCAGATTCGGGAGAACTACCTCACTGATGGAACCATCCGCTACGAGTTCCACGACTTCCCGGTTCCGGTCGACAAGAACGCCTCGTGGCAGGCCGCAAGCGCCGCGCGCGCCGTGCAGGACAACGTCGGCGACGAGGCCTTCTTCACCTACTCAGAGCGCCTGTTCGCGAACCAGAGCCAGCTGGGGCCGGACACCTACGCCGACCTAACGGAAGGCATAGACATCGACGGCGAGACGGTTCGAGCGGCCGCGACGGGAGAACTGTACCGCCCGACAGTTTCCGGTGACCGCGAAGCCGGTATCGACCGCGGCGTTGGGGGAACGCCAGCCGTGTACGTCAACGGCGAGCAAGTCGAGTTGAGAGAAATCGCCTACGAACCAGTCCGGGCCGCCATTGAAGACGCACGGAGCGACGGATGA
- a CDS encoding NAD-dependent epimerase/dehydratase family protein — protein sequence MDVSEKRIVVTGGAGFIGSHLVERLVPDNDVVVVDNEANGQSEWVHEGATYLDGDLTDPDVVAEAITSDVDLVVHLAASKLVDTDTPRRQFEDNSDITYNILEQMQEAGVENLVFTSSSTVYGEAPRPTPEDYAPLEPISVYGATKLAEESLVSTYAHSHDIQSWVFRFANIVGPRLRGAVIPDFIEKLTDDPSTLTILGDGRQEKSYMHISECIDAMLFAVEHADKDHNVFNLGTRTTTSVDRIATIVADEMDIDPEYEYTGGDRGWTGDVPRMRLSVDKLSALGWEPEQSSDDAVRQSTRELLEEL from the coding sequence ATGGACGTATCAGAGAAGCGAATAGTCGTTACCGGCGGGGCAGGCTTTATCGGGTCGCATCTGGTTGAGCGCCTCGTTCCGGACAACGACGTCGTCGTCGTCGACAACGAAGCGAACGGGCAATCCGAGTGGGTCCATGAGGGTGCAACCTATCTGGACGGTGACCTCACCGACCCCGATGTCGTCGCTGAGGCTATCACGAGCGATGTCGACCTCGTCGTTCACCTCGCGGCGTCGAAGCTGGTCGACACGGACACCCCTCGCCGCCAGTTCGAGGACAACAGCGATATCACGTACAACATTCTCGAACAGATGCAGGAAGCCGGCGTCGAAAACCTCGTGTTTACGTCGTCGTCCACGGTATACGGCGAAGCACCGCGACCGACTCCGGAGGATTACGCGCCGCTTGAGCCAATCAGTGTCTACGGCGCGACGAAACTCGCCGAAGAGTCGCTCGTCTCGACGTACGCCCACAGCCACGACATCCAGTCGTGGGTGTTCCGGTTTGCGAACATCGTCGGCCCGCGCCTGCGCGGTGCGGTCATCCCCGACTTCATCGAAAAACTCACCGATGACCCGTCGACGCTGACGATTCTCGGTGACGGTCGTCAGGAGAAGTCCTATATGCACATCTCCGAGTGCATCGACGCGATGCTGTTTGCCGTCGAACACGCCGACAAGGACCACAACGTGTTCAACCTCGGCACGCGGACGACCACATCGGTCGACCGCATCGCCACTATTGTCGCTGACGAGATGGATATCGACCCTGAATATGAGTACACCGGCGGTGACCGCGGCTGGACGGGTGACGTGCCGCGAATGCGTCTCTCCGTCGACAAGCTCTCGGCGCTAGGCTGGGAACCCGAACAATCGAGCGACGACGCCGTGCGGCAGTCGACCCGCGAACTGCTCGAAGAACTCTAA
- a CDS encoding tRNA (cytidine(56)-2'-O)-methyltransferase yields MKDSPQVTVLRLGHRPGRDERMTTHVGLTARALGADKVVLANAARNQADTVIDITDRFGGPFDVASTEEPKRLIRDFEGRVVHLTMYGEPVQDIEADVREAHAEEPLLVVVGAEKVPFEVYEHADWNVGVTNQPHSEVASLAVFLDRLFEGRELDREWENPDRVVVPQETGKRVVDPDEE; encoded by the coding sequence ATGAAGGACTCCCCGCAGGTGACGGTGCTCCGACTGGGCCACCGGCCCGGCCGGGACGAGCGGATGACGACCCACGTTGGACTGACCGCACGCGCGCTCGGGGCCGACAAGGTTGTGCTGGCCAACGCCGCCCGCAACCAGGCTGATACTGTCATCGACATCACCGACCGGTTCGGTGGCCCCTTCGACGTGGCTTCGACAGAGGAACCGAAGCGGCTCATCCGCGATTTCGAGGGGCGCGTCGTCCATCTGACGATGTACGGCGAGCCGGTCCAGGATATCGAGGCCGATGTCCGCGAGGCCCACGCCGAAGAGCCGCTACTGGTCGTCGTCGGCGCGGAGAAAGTCCCCTTCGAGGTGTACGAACACGCCGACTGGAACGTCGGCGTCACCAACCAGCCACACTCCGAAGTCGCTTCGCTGGCCGTCTTCCTCGACCGCCTGTTCGAGGGCCGGGAACTGGACCGCGAGTGGGAGAACCCCGATAGAGTCGTCGTGCCGCAGGAGACCGGCAAGCGAGTCGTCGACCCCGACGAGGAGTGA
- a CDS encoding DUF2110 family protein, with the protein MVVLGTKVYVAGDARDRTLDGLRSMVGNELGDLDVAYDIGLRDDDFPTVTLDGPDETVAKNLLREEFGELVADHEDGETYVGTLDSWDEDGFVLDVGFGQTVRVPADELGLGQGTPSQIRKRFGLVQHLPLRFVAGDTARLADVEQDRLYEWTRGNNGRINANSVTRSEARATVNRAGHAQDIVTVERIGLLEQSIICNPDTDPPGLIADIGQYMPSELLAIVP; encoded by the coding sequence ATGGTCGTTCTCGGTACCAAAGTGTACGTCGCCGGCGACGCTCGGGACCGTACGCTCGACGGACTGCGTTCGATGGTCGGCAACGAACTCGGCGACCTCGACGTGGCGTACGACATCGGTCTCCGTGACGACGACTTCCCGACGGTGACCCTCGACGGCCCGGACGAGACCGTCGCGAAGAACCTGCTGCGCGAGGAGTTCGGCGAGCTGGTCGCCGACCACGAGGACGGCGAGACGTACGTCGGAACGCTCGATAGCTGGGACGAGGACGGGTTCGTCCTCGATGTCGGCTTCGGCCAGACGGTCCGGGTTCCGGCCGATGAGCTCGGTCTCGGGCAGGGAACGCCGTCACAGATCCGGAAACGGTTCGGACTGGTCCAGCACCTCCCGCTCCGGTTCGTCGCCGGTGACACTGCACGCCTTGCGGATGTCGAGCAGGACCGCCTGTACGAGTGGACCCGTGGCAACAACGGTCGTATCAACGCGAACAGCGTCACGCGCTCCGAAGCGCGCGCGACGGTCAACCGCGCCGGCCACGCACAGGATATCGTCACTGTCGAACGAATCGGCCTGTTAGAACAGAGCATCATCTGCAACCCGGACACTGACCCGCCAGGGCTGATCGCCGACATCGGGCAGTACATGCCATCGGAGCTGCTGGCAATCGTGCCCTGA
- a CDS encoding PGF-CTERM sorting domain-containing protein, translating to MRRETLLTGGVVVVVLTMLIGATAVPGALSEPEDNVRESYLDLRETTIEPASVDGQTVTLAIDARLSHRGGPAENVTVETRAIDADTGLVATTTRQSVGTVEGEREVSVRSNITVERTGGYRIDTIVYEDGNRIETGQQSVQNVDALTPAYARSTVTFQRFENAGVPLDSITYRIDGVSDNQTTLNVSVYVTNAGNNPSDDLSLRLRARQADSNVIADESSVRVGQIRPGRTEIVRTQLTVPDDYNYWLDGMLLSDGVIVGTESSPANLHPTERLQENETRQQVGFQSSDFEQDRPEEQGMDEPQQTSAEGPGFTALLGLIAVLASALLIARRQTNE from the coding sequence GTGCGACGTGAAACCCTCCTGACCGGTGGCGTGGTCGTGGTCGTCCTGACCATGCTCATCGGTGCAACAGCGGTCCCCGGCGCGCTCTCCGAACCCGAGGATAACGTTCGCGAGAGCTATCTCGACCTCCGCGAGACGACCATCGAACCGGCGTCGGTCGACGGCCAGACAGTGACGCTCGCCATCGACGCCCGGCTCTCGCACCGCGGCGGTCCCGCCGAGAACGTCACCGTCGAGACGCGGGCCATCGACGCGGACACCGGCCTCGTCGCGACGACGACGCGACAGTCGGTCGGCACAGTCGAAGGGGAACGAGAGGTATCGGTGCGGTCAAACATCACGGTCGAGCGGACGGGCGGCTATCGGATCGATACTATCGTCTACGAAGACGGGAACCGCATCGAGACCGGCCAGCAGTCCGTCCAGAACGTCGATGCCCTCACACCGGCGTACGCCCGCAGTACCGTGACCTTCCAGCGCTTCGAGAACGCCGGCGTGCCGCTCGATTCCATCACCTATCGGATCGACGGCGTTTCGGACAACCAGACGACGCTGAACGTCTCGGTGTACGTTACGAACGCCGGCAACAATCCGTCTGATGACCTCTCGCTGCGGCTCCGGGCACGCCAGGCGGACTCGAACGTTATCGCCGATGAGTCGAGCGTTCGGGTTGGCCAGATCCGTCCCGGCCGAACGGAGATCGTCAGAACCCAGCTAACGGTGCCTGACGACTACAACTACTGGCTCGACGGGATGTTGCTCTCCGACGGCGTCATCGTCGGAACCGAGAGCTCCCCGGCGAACCTCCATCCGACGGAGCGGCTTCAGGAGAACGAAACTAGACAACAGGTCGGCTTCCAGTCCAGCGATTTCGAGCAGGACCGGCCGGAAGAGCAGGGGATGGACGAACCACAGCAGACCTCGGCCGAGGGTCCCGGCTTCACGGCGTTGCTCGGACTGATTGCGGTCCTCGCAAGCGCCCTTCTCATCGCACGGAGACAGACCAATGAGTGA
- a CDS encoding NOP5/NOP56 family protein: MSNGWFAGLDPDDDAAAVEQIEAGRADTPKDWPQQAVEAGFADDEAAYYDRLHEVTMAATSAAVAEQEGADDQQLVHAVRAMADCERTANELAERVAEWGGSRHGDSGSGVEYARSLADRDDEDEGDTALRTLAEQTAGLADEADSLRAYIERTAPAVAPNLSMLAGPVLAARLISLAGGLEALAKKPSGTVQVLGAEDALFAHLKGNAPSPKHGVIFTHEYVRGTRREDRGSAARALAGKLSIAARIDHYSGDRRPDLQAELDERIERIQARAEEGDE, from the coding sequence ATGAGCAACGGGTGGTTCGCCGGGCTGGACCCGGACGACGACGCGGCCGCTGTCGAACAGATAGAGGCCGGGCGAGCCGACACGCCGAAGGACTGGCCACAGCAGGCCGTCGAGGCAGGGTTCGCCGACGACGAGGCGGCCTACTACGACCGCCTGCACGAGGTGACGATGGCGGCCACCAGCGCGGCGGTCGCCGAACAGGAGGGCGCTGACGACCAGCAACTCGTCCACGCGGTCCGGGCGATGGCCGACTGCGAGCGGACGGCGAATGAACTCGCCGAACGGGTCGCCGAATGGGGCGGGAGCCGACACGGTGACAGCGGCAGCGGCGTCGAGTACGCCCGCTCGCTGGCCGACCGGGACGACGAGGACGAGGGCGACACGGCCCTCCGGACGCTTGCCGAACAGACGGCCGGGCTGGCTGACGAGGCGGACTCGCTTCGGGCGTACATCGAGCGGACCGCGCCCGCCGTCGCGCCGAACCTCTCGATGCTGGCCGGACCGGTGCTGGCGGCCCGCCTTATTTCACTGGCCGGTGGCCTCGAAGCGCTTGCGAAGAAACCGAGCGGGACGGTGCAGGTCCTTGGGGCGGAAGACGCGCTCTTTGCCCACCTCAAGGGGAATGCGCCGTCACCGAAACACGGCGTCATCTTCACTCACGAGTACGTGCGCGGGACCCGGAGAGAGGACCGCGGCTCGGCTGCACGGGCACTTGCCGGGAAGCTCTCGATTGCTGCCCGAATCGACCACTACAGCGGCGACCGCCGGCCGGACCTGCAGGCGGAACTCGACGAACGAATCGAGCGGATTCAGGCCCGAGCCGAGGAGGGCGACGAATGA
- a CDS encoding dihydrofolate reductase, which translates to MTTIPDTELVLVVAADENNVIGLDGGVPWHYPEDVRQYKNRIAGHPIILGRRTFESMKPIPDCYTVVLTSDDSRSADSETVEYATTPQIAVEAAARAGATEAFAGDGTGTSDSPPVTYVIGGEAVYDLFLPFAGRVFLSRIHERNEGDRYFPNLGEEWTELSRESHDGFDVIEYEQASPRPLDDL; encoded by the coding sequence ATGACAACGATACCTGACACCGAACTTGTCCTCGTGGTCGCAGCCGACGAAAACAACGTCATCGGCCTAGATGGCGGCGTTCCCTGGCACTACCCGGAGGACGTGCGCCAGTACAAGAACCGCATCGCCGGCCACCCAATCATCCTCGGGCGGCGAACGTTCGAGTCGATGAAGCCCATCCCGGACTGTTACACCGTCGTCTTGACGAGCGACGACAGCCGGAGCGCCGATTCGGAGACAGTTGAGTACGCCACGACGCCGCAGATAGCTGTCGAAGCAGCCGCTCGCGCCGGTGCGACCGAGGCGTTCGCCGGCGACGGCACTGGAACGAGCGACTCGCCGCCTGTCACCTACGTCATCGGCGGTGAGGCAGTGTACGACCTGTTTCTCCCGTTCGCCGGCCGGGTTTTCCTCAGCCGCATCCACGAGCGAAACGAGGGGGACCGCTACTTCCCGAACCTGGGAGAGGAATGGACGGAGTTGTCCCGAGAATCCCACGATGGGTTCGACGTTATCGAATACGAACAGGCGTCGCCGCGACCGCTCGACGACCTCTGA
- the tfe gene encoding transcription factor E — MAFEELLEDPVIQKYLHELVGPKGMPVAAAPPDGEVTDEELAEELGLELNDVRRALFILYENDLATYRRLRDEDSGWLTYLWTFQYEKIPEQLQEEMYRLLDGLEERREYERENEFYLCEHCGIRFEFGEAMEFGFECPECGNQVETMENTRLVTAMENRLEELRDELNADVDVEA, encoded by the coding sequence ATGGCTTTTGAGGAACTCTTGGAGGACCCCGTCATACAGAAATACCTCCACGAGCTGGTCGGACCGAAAGGGATGCCGGTCGCCGCCGCGCCGCCGGACGGCGAAGTGACCGACGAGGAACTGGCCGAGGAGCTCGGACTCGAACTGAACGACGTTCGCCGAGCGCTGTTTATTCTCTACGAGAACGACCTCGCGACGTATCGTCGGCTCCGCGACGAGGACTCAGGGTGGCTCACGTACCTCTGGACGTTCCAGTACGAGAAGATCCCCGAACAACTGCAAGAGGAGATGTACCGCCTGCTCGACGGCCTCGAAGAGCGCCGCGAGTACGAGCGGGAAAACGAGTTCTACCTCTGTGAGCACTGCGGTATCCGCTTCGAGTTCGGCGAGGCAATGGAGTTCGGCTTCGAGTGCCCCGAATGTGGCAATCAGGTCGAGACGATGGAGAACACCCGTCTCGTCACCGCGATGGAGAATCGCCTTGAGGAGCTCAGAGACGAACTGAACGCTGACGTGGACGTGGAAGCCTGA
- a CDS encoding fibrillarin-like rRNA/tRNA 2'-O-methyltransferase produces the protein MTLPAGVERHDFDGETSLATQGQPVYGERTDGDWRRWDPHRSKLGAMLAHGMDTGLDGGETVLYLGAAAGTTVSHVADFGGPTYAVEFAPRPVRELLDAAESRRNLFPLLKDARKPESYAHVVEPVDVVVQDVATRGQARVATLNKQFLADDGRLLAAIKARSEDVTADPDAVFDSVRAELSAEYELLETARLDPYHEDHLGIVARPRKD, from the coding sequence ATGACGCTCCCGGCAGGCGTCGAGCGCCACGACTTCGATGGTGAGACGAGCCTCGCCACACAGGGCCAGCCGGTGTACGGCGAGCGGACCGACGGCGACTGGCGACGGTGGGACCCCCACCGCTCGAAGCTCGGCGCGATGCTTGCGCACGGAATGGACACCGGCCTCGATGGCGGCGAGACAGTGCTGTACCTCGGTGCGGCGGCCGGGACGACCGTGAGCCACGTCGCTGATTTCGGCGGGCCGACCTACGCCGTCGAGTTCGCGCCCCGTCCGGTGCGGGAGCTGCTGGACGCCGCGGAGAGCCGGCGGAACCTCTTTCCGCTGCTCAAGGACGCACGCAAGCCTGAGAGCTACGCCCACGTCGTCGAACCGGTCGACGTGGTCGTGCAGGACGTGGCGACCAGAGGGCAGGCCCGGGTGGCGACGCTCAACAAGCAGTTCCTGGCCGACGACGGTCGGCTCCTCGCAGCTATCAAAGCCCGGAGCGAGGACGTGACTGCTGACCCCGACGCCGTGTTCGACAGCGTGCGTGCGGAACTCAGCGCCGAGTATGAACTGCTTGAGACGGCGCGACTGGACCCGTATCACGAGGACCATCTCGGTATCGTCGCTCGGCCCCGCAAGGACTGA
- a CDS encoding sulfatase, with the protein MSRHNVLLVVADSLRARSTSVLGYRRETTPFLDAFAEEATVYTQARSPSNWTVPSHVSMFTGHETHEHGVDHTARLDAGHTIFEELAEAGYDTGLFSDNPFLTDHESGLDDVFQTAVGSPEQYDSAYETNGSLGDWPNGFWYADRTLEWVAEQESEWAACINLMDTHRPYEPLAEYDEWSDERSRDMQESMGFKWHWEFLSGNLSLGFAGILEQIYDGAVRQADAIFETLIRGLDDQGVLDDTLVVFVGDHGEGFGEPTAIPEEPPAVSHRIGTHETMYHVPLVVRAPGQREGHRVTDLATLSRFPDAVRAIALNDGNADGPAFASPNGTVVASQAPIGPAMREEAERVCGDAAPFAKHARLVYHDRPGDEVRKRAAWGESAHESVIKGCGGTVEDSNIDAAVVRNHFDSDRYADVAIATPLDGYTEFEDASDTQFAGDLDDRLEALGYK; encoded by the coding sequence ATGTCGCGTCATAACGTGTTGCTCGTCGTCGCTGACAGTCTCCGCGCCCGGAGCACCTCCGTGCTGGGCTATCGCCGGGAGACGACGCCCTTTCTCGACGCCTTCGCCGAGGAGGCGACGGTGTACACGCAGGCTCGCAGCCCGAGCAACTGGACCGTCCCCAGCCACGTCAGCATGTTCACGGGCCACGAGACCCACGAACACGGTGTCGACCACACCGCTAGACTCGACGCCGGCCACACAATCTTCGAAGAACTGGCTGAAGCGGGCTATGACACGGGGTTGTTCTCCGACAATCCGTTCCTGACCGACCACGAATCAGGGCTCGACGACGTGTTCCAGACGGCGGTCGGCTCGCCCGAGCAGTACGACTCGGCCTACGAAACGAACGGCTCACTGGGTGACTGGCCCAACGGCTTCTGGTACGCCGACCGGACGCTGGAGTGGGTTGCCGAGCAGGAGAGCGAGTGGGCCGCCTGCATCAACCTGATGGACACCCACCGCCCGTACGAACCGCTCGCCGAGTACGACGAGTGGAGCGACGAGCGCTCCCGCGACATGCAGGAGTCGATGGGGTTCAAGTGGCACTGGGAGTTCCTTTCGGGGAACCTGTCGCTTGGCTTCGCCGGCATTCTCGAACAGATATACGACGGTGCAGTCCGGCAGGCCGACGCCATCTTTGAGACCCTGATCCGCGGACTGGACGATCAGGGCGTCCTCGATGACACGCTTGTCGTCTTCGTCGGCGACCACGGCGAGGGCTTCGGCGAACCGACAGCGATTCCCGAGGAACCACCAGCCGTCAGCCACCGTATCGGGACTCACGAGACGATGTATCACGTCCCGCTCGTCGTCCGTGCTCCCGGCCAGCGGGAGGGACACCGCGTCACCGACCTGGCGACACTCAGCCGGTTCCCCGACGCTGTCCGCGCGATAGCGCTCAACGATGGCAACGCGGACGGCCCGGCGTTTGCCTCCCCGAACGGGACCGTCGTCGCGTCACAGGCCCCCATCGGCCCGGCGATGCGCGAGGAAGCCGAACGGGTCTGTGGCGACGCTGCACCGTTTGCAAAGCACGCCCGCTTGGTCTACCACGACCGGCCCGGCGACGAGGTCCGAAAACGGGCGGCATGGGGTGAGAGTGCCCACGAATCCGTTATCAAGGGCTGTGGCGGCACGGTCGAGGACAGCAATATCGACGCCGCTGTCGTCCGGAACCACTTCGACAGCGACCGGTACGCCGACGTGGCTATCGCGACGCCGCTCGACGGCTACACCGAGTTCGAGGATGCGTCTGACACGCAGTTTGCCGGAGACCTTGACGACCGACTGGAGGCGCTTGGATACAAATGA